One region of Centropristis striata isolate RG_2023a ecotype Rhode Island chromosome 3, C.striata_1.0, whole genome shotgun sequence genomic DNA includes:
- the terf2ip gene encoding telomeric repeat-binding factor 2-interacting protein 1 has product MPSKEDQISPVLFMTTDGEPMSFYLRPGPAKQNIAPLISAGGGMMCKVQQPGAILLIDPEEKSSIRETSGHWYVSTQFIHDCIEKEEQLDLEDYRITPEVAPRQSARLSNKRDSSGRTPYTAAEDKAILSHVSKHKAEVKGNRLWQQMEKLRVTNHSWQSMKYRYKVRLAKLQSEAEKKATAEKESEAAEEESDAAEEESKAAEEEAEVEENQETNVQKPSSTEDTASPPTHSAESDLTQIDDQSIPSDSKQPELTEAETSVSQEEEEVQHVNPQTDEQPAESPKAETVGAETSEGPCVEPQTDAPPDPAESAEQELDEPQTETSPEKESVPEASPEREQLRRRVSHRRLFKDPLSPEPSAKRFRSLKSSPQGYSPFPESSKTTNSALKSSPQNYKIVEQSPSKTARGKSAAHASRQDESEQAAVPETARAETESNSVPQKAEKKKEKRNLGILELATKEFEDESEISDEELTQDLQNPTETANIQPTSAEPPLPTSDTAAEAAVTQSSPEPEPSLQEDTQDILVSSSKSPPKIGGPEPAATEAVTASSKAHLFIFASETQEEDSESITADTPAAPSDPQLDKDAAPSLTQIQLEEDMQALRELMKQTKQDLVSVTKALLRTSGDFSAALDQLLNPSSSSGPVWTRQEDSLLFSADPVVRLQLQEKYGEEGVAKRIMFLEVEG; this is encoded by the exons ATGCCGTCCAAAGAGGATCAAATCTCCCCGGTTCTGTTCATGACCACAGACGGTGAACCAATGTCTTTCTACCTGCGACCCGGTCCTGCTAAACAGAATATCGCGCCGCTCATCTCAGCCGGAGGAGGGATGATGTGCAAAGTGCAGCAGCCGGGGGCGATCCTGCTGATCGACCCGGAGGAAAAAAGCTCTATTCGAGAAACTTCTGGTCACTG GTACGTGTCCACACAGTTTATTCACGACTGTATTGAGAAGGAGGAGCAGCTAGATTTAGAGGACTACAGGATAACTCCTGAAGTGGCCCCGAGACAGTCTGCTAGACTCAGCAATAAAAGAGACTCGTCAG gCAGGACTCCCTACACAGCTGCAGAAGACAAGGCCATCTTGAGTCATGTCAGCAAACACAAGGCGGAGGTGAAGGGAAACCGGCTCTGGCAACAGATGGAGAAGCTGCGAGTGACGAATCACAGCTGGCAGTCGATGAAATACCGTTACAAGGTGCGACTGGCAAAGTTACAGTCAGAGGCTGAGAAGAAGGCAACcgcagagaaagagagcgaaGCAGCAGAGGAAGAGAGCGACGCAGCAGAGGAAGAGAGCAAAGCAGCAGAGGAAGAGGCTGAG GTAGAAGAAAACCAAGAGACGAATGTTCAAAAACCCTCCAGCACAGAAGATACTGCTTCACCTCCGACACATTCAGCTGAATCAGACTTAACACAG ATAGATGATCAGTCGATCCCATCTGACAGCAAACAGCCAGAACTCACAGAAGCTGAAACGTCTGTTtctcaagaagaagaagaagtgcaaCATGTGAACCCTCAGACAGACGAACAGCCAGCTGAAAGCCCAAAAGCAGAGACTGTAGGAGCTGAAACATCTGAGGGGCCTTGTGTGGAGCCACAGACAGATGCTCCTCCTGATCCTGCTGAGAGTGCAGAACAAGAATTGGATGAACCACAAACGGAAACCTCTCCAGAAAAAGAAAGTGTGCCAGAGGCTTCTCCCGAGCGCGAACAACTGCGGCGTCGAGTATCTCACAGGAGGCTTTTCAAAGATCCGTTATCACCTGAACCTTCTGCCAAAAGATTCAGATCATTAAAATCCTCACCACAGGGATATTCACCGTTTCCTGAGTCCTCAAAGACAACAAATTCAGCCCTAAAGTCCTCcccccaaaattacaaaatagtaGAGCAGTCGCCATCTAAGACAGCCAGAGGAAAGAGTGCAGCGCACGCGAGTCGGCAGGACGAGAGTGAACAAGCTGCTGTCCCTGAAACTGCACGAGCAG AAACTGAGTCTAATTCAGTGCCACAgaaagcagagaagaagaaagaaaagaggaactTGGGGATTCTAGAGCTGGCTACGAAGGAGTTTGAAGATGAAAGTGAG ATCTCTGATGAAGAGTTAACTCAAGATCTCCAAAACCCGACTGAAACGGCGAATATTCAACCCACATCTGCAGAACCTCCTCTCCCGACGTcagacacagctgcagaagCTGCTGTCACACAGTCCAGCCCTGAACCTGAACCCAGCCTCCAGGAGGACACGCAGGACATCCTGGTTTCCAGTAGCAAAAGCCCACCAAAGATAGGCGGCCCTGAACCTGCAGCCACTGAGGCCGTCACTGCCTCCTCCAAGGCCCACCTGTTCATATTCGCCAGTGAGACTCAGGAGGAAGACTCTGAGTCCATCACTGCTGATACTCCAGCGGCTCCATCTGACCCACAGCTGGACAAAGACGCTGCACCGTCACTGACTCAGATCCAGCTGGAGGAGGACATGCAGGCACTCAGAGAGCTGATGAAGCAGACGAAGCAG GACTTAGTCAGTGTGACCAAAGCCCTGCTGAGGACCAGTGGAgacttctctgctgctctggaTCAACTTCTGAATCCCTCCTCCAGTTCAGGACCAGTTTGGACTCGGCAGGAAGACTCTCTTTTGTTCTCAGCTGATCCTGTGGTCCGACTACAGCTGCAAGAGAAATACGGCGAGGAGGGCGTGGCTAAAAGAATCATGTTCCTCGAGGTAGAAGGATGA